From Actinopolymorpha cephalotaxi, one genomic window encodes:
- a CDS encoding response regulator, with amino-acid sequence MRVVIAEDSVLLREGLVRLLEEADHTVVAAVGDGPALVDAVVAHEPDVSVVDVRMPPTHTDEGLRAAIEVRRRLPGAPVLVLSQYVEESYAADLVADRVGAVGYLLKDRVVDVDEFLDGLARVAAGGTVLDPDVVAQLLVARRDPLASLTPREREVLALMAEGRTNTAICQRLVVSEGAVEKHIGNIFAKLGLAPSLSDHRRVMAVLAYLRP; translated from the coding sequence GTGCGTGTGGTGATCGCGGAGGACTCCGTACTCCTGCGGGAAGGACTCGTCCGGCTGCTCGAGGAGGCCGACCACACGGTGGTCGCCGCCGTGGGCGACGGGCCTGCCCTGGTGGACGCCGTGGTCGCGCACGAGCCGGACGTGTCCGTGGTCGACGTCCGCATGCCGCCCACGCACACCGACGAGGGGCTGCGGGCGGCGATCGAGGTGCGCCGGAGGCTGCCGGGTGCGCCGGTGCTGGTGCTGTCGCAGTACGTCGAGGAGTCCTACGCCGCCGACCTGGTGGCCGACCGGGTGGGCGCGGTGGGCTACCTCCTCAAGGACCGCGTGGTCGACGTGGACGAGTTCCTGGACGGCCTGGCCCGGGTCGCGGCCGGCGGCACCGTCCTGGACCCGGACGTGGTGGCCCAGCTGCTGGTCGCCCGGCGCGACCCGCTGGCCTCGCTGACACCGCGCGAACGCGAGGTGCTCGCGCTGATGGCCGAGGGCCGGACGAACACCGCGATCTGTCAACGGCTCGTTGTCAGCGAAGGCGCGGTGGAGAAGCACATCGGCAACATCTTCGCCAAGCTCGGCCTGGCGCCGTCGCTGTCCGACCACCGCCGGGTGATGGCCGTCCTCGCCTACCTCCGCCCCTGA